Sequence from the bacterium genome:
CATGCCAAGACAAAGACCTAAATACGGAATATTGTTTTCACGGGCATATTGAATTGCTTGGATTTTTCCTTCCGTGCCACGTTTTCCAAAACCGCCCGGAACAACCATTCCTGCCACTTTTTTTAAAGTTTTTACAGAAAGTTTTTTCTTTTCAATTTCTTCCGCGTCCACCCAAACTATTTCTAAATCACGCCCGTTATTCCAGCAAGCGGCCTTCAAAGCTTCGGTCATGCTCATATATGTATCTTTCATCTCGAGATACTTCCCTACTATCGCAATCTTTAATTTCGGTTTTTTTTGCTTGATTATTTTGACTAATTTTTCCCAATGCCCGTTCTTGAATTTCGCTTTTTGTTCAATGTTAAAATGTTTGAGAATTAATTTGTCCAACCCATATTCCTGCATTAAGAGTGGAGCTTCGTAAACAGAGTCCAATGTTGGCATAGGAACGATGGCGTCCGGCGTAACATTTGTAAACTGTGCCAGCTTTCCAATAATCTTTTCCGGAATCGGATAATCACTGCGAACAATTAAAACATCCGGTTGAATGCCGATGTTGCGCAAATCGCGGACGCTGTTTTGCGCGGGCTTGGATTTTACTTCTCCGCTTGCTTCAAGGTGTGGCAAGAACACTAAATGGACATATAAAACGTTGTCGCGACCCACATCAAGATGTAACTGACGCATTGCCTCATGAAAAACGACACCCTCGTAATCGCCAACAGTGCCGCCGATTTCGACGATATGAATATCATAGTCCGCACTTTGAGCGGCTTTCCAAAGTAGAGATTTGATCATGTCTGTTACTTGCGGAATAACCTGGACGGTTTTGCCTAAGTACAAGCCTTTCCTTTCATTGTCGATAACCGCCGCATAAATGCGTCCGGCCATCACCGACGAATCTCGTGTCAATTTTTCATCCAAAAATCGTTCATAGTGTCCCAGATCCAAATCCGTTTCGCCACCATCATCCGTAACAAAGCACTCGCCATGCTCTCCCGGATTGAGTGTTCCCGCGTCGCTATTCAAATACGGATCGAATTTTTGGATATTAACCTTAAAACCCTGTCGTTTTAAGATATTTCCCATTGATGCGCAGGCGATTCCTTTTCCCAGGCCGGAAAGTACACCGCCTGTAACGACAATAATTTTTGGGTTTTTATTATCAGTCGAAGAACCGCGAGCTTTATTGGTGACTTGCGGGTTGGTTTCTTTTATATTTTGGGGCATGGGATGTAGAAGTTTAATTTCTATTAGGGCTTGGTAATTAATAAACGCTTCAATATTATGTTTAATACGCTTCAAAGACGACTGACTTTGATTGAACAAAATCTTGAAACGTACTTAACGTACGTTGAAAGATTTTTGATTGAGAAGCAGTTGTATTTGAAGATGGATTGGACATAAGATGAACCGTTTATTAATTACTAAGCCCTTATCTTCGCGGATTTATCTTCTTCACCTTCGACGACAACAATCACGTCCGCCTCGAGTGCGTGAGGAAATTCCAGATGCACCGGCGTTTCGCCGATTTGCTTAATTGGACTCTTAAGACGAACAACGCTTTTAGACAACTTGGTTCCTATGGCCTTCTCAATTTCTACCGTAATATCCTTAGCGGAAATAGAACCAAACGCTTGTCCTTCCGGACCAACTTTCAACTTCATTGGGATTGTTTTTCCATCAATAGAGTCTACTTGTTTTTGTACTTCTTCTAAAAGCATCTTTTGTTCCTCTTGTTTCTTTGCAGCCTTCTTTTCAACTTCCTTAACACGTCCATCAGTGGCTTGTGCCGCTAAACCATTAGTAAACAAATAATTACGTGCGTATCCTTCGCTCACATTAACCACATCGCCGGCCAATCCGACATTTTTTACGTTTTCTAACAAAACTACATTGATATCAGTCATGGGAAAAATATAACACTATGGGTATACACAATGCAATAAGGAGTCAAGAGAGGTTGTTTTTGCATTTTAACACATCAAATTATCAATTTTCAATGACCAATTTTCAATTAATTATCCAACCTTCGCTAAAGCTTCGGTTGGCAGGCAATGGCTCAATTAGTTGAGTTACGGCGTCGTCTTTTGATAATTATAAAATTGAACATTCATTGATAATTGGTCATTGAAAATTGATAATTAACACTCGAGGATTTGATCTATCGAGAATTTTCTATCTCAGTTTGTAGAACGCCAACCGCCTTATCCAATTGCACGTCAATTTTGTCCGTTGAATCTTGGTCATCAACTTCAATGTCGGGCGTGATGCCTTTTTCATGAATGGCGTCGCCTTTTGGCATAAACCATTTGGCAATCGTCACGCGCAGACTGGAGCCATCGCTAAGGCTGATCATTTCCTGAACCGAACCTTTTCCAAAAGATTTTTCACCGATGATTTTAATTCCACGATTATCCCGCAAGGCCCCCGCAAGAATTTCCGACGCAGACGCCGACCCGCCATTCAATAAAACAATGGTTGGAATTTTGTTCAGCTCCCCCGGACCCATGGAATAATGGGTGACGGTTTTTTTAGGATCAATAGGAATTTCCTTCACCACGACGTCTCCCGTTTTTAGGAAGTGGCCGGCGATTTCCACGGCGCCATCCAAAACTCCTCCCGGGTCGTTGCGCATATCCAAAACAATTCCTTTTACGCGCGCTTGCGAAAGTTGTTTTACAATTTCCTTAAATTTTACGGCCGTATCTTCATGAAAAACCGACAAATTAATAATACCGATGCCATCTTTTATCTCAAGCGTGACGCTTTTTAACACGATATTGTCTCGCTTTATCGTAATCTCAATCGTTCCGTCTTGTTTTTCACGAATAATTTTCAATTTTACTTCCGTACCAACGGGACCGCGAATTCGATTGGCAATTTCCGTGATCGATTCGTCCTGTTTAATTATTTTATCATCAATCGCGATGATGTAGTCGCCCGCCTTTACGCCCGCTTTTTGTGCCGGCGAATCTTTTAACGGCGCCACGACTGTCACAAGATCGTTTTTGATGGAAATTTCCACGCCTATTCCGGAAAATTGACCGCTAAGTTCCTCGGCAAATTGTTTTGTTTCTTCCTTGTTGGCGTAGGCGGAAAACGGATCGTCTAATCCGGAAACAAGACCCTTTAAAATTCCATCCGAAAGATTTTCATCTTTGATCGGGCTGACATATTTTTTGTGAACAATCTCCCATACTTCATTGATTAAATCGGTACTAATCGCCCTGGGTAATTCACGAGAAAAAATGCTGGGCCGTGTAAATGAAGCATTGTTGGCAGTGGGTGCGAGATTATTTTTGCCGACACTTGTGCCAATAAAAAAAGCGACTACAACTAATAAAATATAACCAATACGATGTAGTTTTTGGAAATTAATTGTCATTGGCTTTGGGAAGTGTAACGGCGATATGTAATTCCTTAAGTTGTTTTTCAGAAACTTCCGAAGGTGCGCTCATCATCGCGTCTTGGGCCTTACCGTTCTTGGGGAACGCATAAATATCGCGAATACTTGTCATATCCCAGAGAACCATCATTAGGCGATCAATACCGGGCGCGCACCCACCGTGTGGTGGTGCACCAAACTTAAAGGCCGAAATCATTCCACCAAAACGTTTTTCAACTTCTTCCTTAGTGTAACCGGCGATTTCAAACGCTTTGTACATAATTTCCGGTTCGTGGTTTCGGATTGCGCCGGAGCTTATTTCAAAACCGTTCAAGACAAAATCATACTGGTACGCCAAGATTTTCAACGGATCTTGTTCGTTTAATGCTTTCATCCCACCTTGGGGCATCGAAAATGGGTTATGTGAAAAATCAATTTTGTTTTCTTCCTTGTTGAATTCGTACATCGGGAAATCCACCACCCAGCACCAAGCGGCCTTTTTGGGATCTTTCAGACCGAGCAAGTCGGCAGTGGCGATTCTTACCTGCCCAAGTGAACTGCACGTTTTTAGCCACTCACCCGCCCCAAAGAATAAGCCATCACCGTCAACGGCACCAGCTTTTTCAATCAATTTTTTTGTAAGATCTTCACCCAAGTATTTATCGATCGGTGACGCCGGCTTTCCGTCTTTAATTAAAATATAGGCCAAGCCGTTTGCGCCGGAAGCCCTCGCTTTTTCGGTTAAACCATCTATTTCACTGCGTGTGAATTTTGCGCCACCCGTTACATGCAACATTTTTACCACGCCGTCATTTTTTATAACATCAGAAAACACTTTAAATCCGCAATCTTTTACCATTTCCGAAACATCGTAAATTTTTAGATCATAACGTAGATCGGGTTTATCAATCCCATATGTATTCATCGCGTCGTGCCAGGTAATGCGCGGAAACGGTGCCTGGAGAACAGTTTTTTCACTAAACTCATTTGTGAGTTCAATCATTAATGGCTCAATCATTTGAAAAACGTCTTCTTGTTCCACAAAACTCATTTCCATATCGAGTTGATAGAATTCTCCGGGATGCCGATCGGCCCGAGGATCTTCATCACGGAAACACGGCGCGATTTGGAAATAACGGTCAAAACCGGCCACCATTAATAATTGCTTGAATTGTTGTGGCGCTTGCGGTAGCGCATAAAATTTTCCCGGATAAAGCCGGCTGGGTACTAAAAAGTCACGGGCGCCTTCGGGGGATGAATTAGTTAAAATCGGCGTTTGTACTTCCGTAAAGTCATTTTTGTGCATATATTGTCGAATGTATGTAATCAATTCGTCACGACGCTTTAATAAATCTTGCAGTCGTCGATGTCGCAAATCAAGGAAACGATATTTCAGACGAATTTCTTCGTTGGCATTGCTTTCGCCCGCAATTTCAAATGGCAGGTTTTCGCAAGTGCTCAAAATTTCCGCCGATTTTACTTCAATCTCAATTTCACCCGTTGAAAGGTTCTTATTAATCATATTTGCCGGACGCGCCGTGACTTCGCCGGAAATTTTAATTACATATTCATTTCTTAGCTTGTTGCCCAGTTCAAAAATTTCCTTTCCCGATTCTTGGCGAAAAGTAAGTTGGGTTATACCGTAACGATCTCGCAAATCAATAAAAATAACGCCGCCGTGATCACGGCGAGTATTCACCCAACCGGCCAAATTTACCGTTTCACCGACCTGCTCTTTTCTTAGGGCCCCACAATCGTGGGTGCGAATGGAAGTTTTGGTAGTCATTGCTTAAAAGGATAGCGTAAGACCGAAGTCAGTACAAGGAAATTTATCTTCAGTCTTCCAGTAGCGAAGATCTCCTTTAAAAAGAAAAAACCGTGCGCAGGTCTCTTGGTATCGATGTTTTTTGGATAGGGTGGGGTGGGCACCACAATCTTAAAACATCAGAGATTGCGCACGGCAAGAACAGTATAGAACAAAGTGGCACCCGAGCAAGGTGCGATCCTCTCACGCACGTTCTCAACGCGCGGATCCTCATAAAAACATTTATTTTACAAATGAGGCGCAAGGATTACGCAACAACTTGCCCGGGTTACCACTCGTAACAACAACTAGGTGGAAATTCCACCCACTGTTGTGACGCTATACCATCAGATTTGAACACTCTTTTTCAGTCACCCAGTCGGCCATAAGGGCGTCGAATCTCTGATTGCTCAAATCTAACGGCATATTTACTATAGCTGGTACAATGAACAGTCAATATATAGATATAGATTTTTCATCACTTCGTCAAACCCTCCTGACATGTTTGATAGTGGCGGTACTGTGGAGGGACAGCACCGCCGCTACCAAGCGCCTCTAAAAAGGCCTTTTGTGAAGTAACCGATCAGTGTATCCCAGGGGTGAATTTTTGTCAATGAGGTGCGAATTTGCTGAAAATTAGTGCTTCGCTAACCCAAATATATTAAAATCACAAACAAAAATATGCCGAAAATGGATCCTTATCCACAATTAAAAAACTCCCCTTTTTGTCAAAACTTCAGATGTATTACGAGATTACTCGTGCTCTTTCTTGATTGAAAGATAAATCTCCATAAGTGCAAAAAGTAAACTAACCATCAACGGGCCCAATATAAAACCAAGTGGGCCAAAAAAAGCAATTCCACCAAGTATTGATAAGAGAATAATGAACGGATGAATATTTACACCCTTTTCCATAAACTTCGGACCCAAAAAATTATCAACTAAACCGACAGCCATAAC
This genomic interval carries:
- a CDS encoding CTP synthase, coding for MPQNIKETNPQVTNKARGSSTDNKNPKIIVVTGGVLSGLGKGIACASMGNILKRQGFKVNIQKFDPYLNSDAGTLNPGEHGECFVTDDGGETDLDLGHYERFLDEKLTRDSSVMAGRIYAAVIDNERKGLYLGKTVQVIPQVTDMIKSLLWKAAQSADYDIHIVEIGGTVGDYEGVVFHEAMRQLHLDVGRDNVLYVHLVFLPHLEASGEVKSKPAQNSVRDLRNIGIQPDVLIVRSDYPIPEKIIGKLAQFTNVTPDAIVPMPTLDSVYEAPLLMQEYGLDKLILKHFNIEQKAKFKNGHWEKLVKIIKQKKPKLKIAIVGKYLEMKDTYMSMTEALKAACWNNGRDLEIVWVDAEEIEKKKLSVKTLKKVAGMVVPGGFGKRGTEGKIQAIQYARENNIPYLGLCLGMQLATIEFARNVAGIADAASEEFNPKSANQVIHIMESQKGIDRKGGTMRLGAWPCSLKNGSRARELYGKKEITERHRHRFEFNNDYRETLEAKGLIISGTTPDNNLVEIVELKDHPFFVAVQFHPEFNSRPNVPHPLFDGFIKAAIKDRS
- the rplI gene encoding 50S ribosomal protein L9; this encodes MTDINVVLLENVKNVGLAGDVVNVSEGYARNYLFTNGLAAQATDGRVKEVEKKAAKKQEEQKMLLEEVQKQVDSIDGKTIPMKLKVGPEGQAFGSISAKDITVEIEKAIGTKLSKSVVRLKSPIKQIGETPVHLEFPHALEADVIVVVEGEEDKSAKIRA
- a CDS encoding S41 family peptidase; this translates as MTINFQKLHRIGYILLVVVAFFIGTSVGKNNLAPTANNASFTRPSIFSRELPRAISTDLINEVWEIVHKKYVSPIKDENLSDGILKGLVSGLDDPFSAYANKEETKQFAEELSGQFSGIGVEISIKNDLVTVVAPLKDSPAQKAGVKAGDYIIAIDDKIIKQDESITEIANRIRGPVGTEVKLKIIREKQDGTIEITIKRDNIVLKSVTLEIKDGIGIINLSVFHEDTAVKFKEIVKQLSQARVKGIVLDMRNDPGGVLDGAVEIAGHFLKTGDVVVKEIPIDPKKTVTHYSMGPGELNKIPTIVLLNGGSASASEILAGALRDNRGIKIIGEKSFGKGSVQEMISLSDGSSLRVTIAKWFMPKGDAIHEKGITPDIEVDDQDSTDKIDVQLDKAVGVLQTEIENSR
- the aspS gene encoding aspartate--tRNA ligase, whose product is MTTKTSIRTHDCGALRKEQVGETVNLAGWVNTRRDHGGVIFIDLRDRYGITQLTFRQESGKEIFELGNKLRNEYVIKISGEVTARPANMINKNLSTGEIEIEVKSAEILSTCENLPFEIAGESNANEEIRLKYRFLDLRHRRLQDLLKRRDELITYIRQYMHKNDFTEVQTPILTNSSPEGARDFLVPSRLYPGKFYALPQAPQQFKQLLMVAGFDRYFQIAPCFRDEDPRADRHPGEFYQLDMEMSFVEQEDVFQMIEPLMIELTNEFSEKTVLQAPFPRITWHDAMNTYGIDKPDLRYDLKIYDVSEMVKDCGFKVFSDVIKNDGVVKMLHVTGGAKFTRSEIDGLTEKARASGANGLAYILIKDGKPASPIDKYLGEDLTKKLIEKAGAVDGDGLFFGAGEWLKTCSSLGQVRIATADLLGLKDPKKAAWCWVVDFPMYEFNKEENKIDFSHNPFSMPQGGMKALNEQDPLKILAYQYDFVLNGFEISSGAIRNHEPEIMYKAFEIAGYTKEEVEKRFGGMISAFKFGAPPHGGCAPGIDRLMMVLWDMTSIRDIYAFPKNGKAQDAMMSAPSEVSEKQLKELHIAVTLPKANDN